TCGCAGCCCGCGCGCAGGGTCGGACGGACCCTCCACGCGATAGCCGTAGATCTGGCCGGGGCGCAGGCCCGGCACGAACACGTGCCAGTAGTGGTACGTGCGGTTGACGGCGGGATCGACGCGGATTGCCCGGGCGGGCCGCGCGTCGTCGACGCCGTCGAAGAGCAGCAACTCCATGCTGGTGGCGTGCCGGGAGAATATACTGAAATTCACCCCCTCCTCGGAAGGCGTGGCGCCGAGGGGGGCACTCGTGCCTTCGCCGGCCCTGGGGGCCGCGGCCGCCATCCGCAGTGCGGTCATCGCGCTGTCCTCGGCGTTGCCTCGACGCGCGCGACCTCCTTTGGCGGGGGCTCCGCCTCCACGATGGCGGCCAGCTTGCCGAGCTCGCGGACCTGCTCGGCCGTGGTGGTCGCGAACAGATGCAGCATCCGCGCGATGATGCCGGTCCATCCGGTCTGGTGACTCGCGCCCAGGCCGGCGCCGTTGTCGCCGTGGAAGTGCTCGTAGAACAGGAGGTGGTCGCGCCAGTGCGGGTCCTCCTGGAACTTCCGGGTGTCTCCATAGACCGGACGCCGGCCGTGATCGTCCCGCAGAAAGAGGCTGGCCAGCCGACGCGCGATTTCCTCCGCAACCTGATACAGGGTCATGTTCCGGCCAGAGCCTGTTGGACATTCGACGGTGAAATCATCCCCGTAGTAGCTGTAATACTGTAGGAGGGCCCGGACGATCAGGCCGTTGACGGGCATCCAGATCGGCCCGCGCCAGTTGGAATTGCCGCCGAACATGCCGGTATCGGACTCCGCCGGGAGGTACGACACGCGGTACTCTCGACCGCCCGCGCGGAACACATACGGATGCTCGGCGTGGTAGCGCGAGAGGGAGCGGATGCCGTAGCGGCTCAGGAACTCCTTCTCGTCGAGCATCGTCGCCAGTACTCGACGGAGCCGGGTTTCGTTCAGGACTGAGGCGAGCCGCCGGCCGGCACACCCGGGCTTGCCCGGATCGTGGATGAAGGCCGTCAGCTCCGGACGCGCCTCGAGGAACCGCCGGAAGCGGTGATATACCTCCGGGTACTTCTCCCGGAGTTCCCCATCGAACGCGGTGACCGCACACAGCGGGAGCAACCCGACCATGGAGCGCACCTTCAGACGCTCGGACCGGCCGTCCGGCAGCCGGAGCACGTCGTAGAAGAACCCGTCGTCCTCGTCCCACATCCCGGTGTCCTCGCCAGCGTGCACCATCGCGGAGGCGATCCACAGGAAGTGCTCGACGAACTTGAGACACATCTCCCCATAGCCTGGCCGCTGCAACGCCAGCTCCACGGCAATCTCGGCCATGTTCATGCAGAAGAGCGCCATCCATGCGGTGCCGTCGGCCTGTTCCAGATACCCCCCGGTCGGGAGCGGCGCGCTGCGGTCGAACACACCGATGTTGTCCAGCCCGAGGAAGCCGCCCTCGAAGGCGTTCTGGCCAGCGCGGTCCTTGCGGTTGACCCACCAGGTGAAGTTGAGCAGCAGCTTGTGGAACGAGCGTTCGAGCCACTCGAGGTCACCGTGGCCGCGGCGCATCTTCTCGAGCCGGTAGGTGAAGATGGTGGCCCACGCGTGCACCGGCGGGTTGACGTCGCCGAAGTTCCACTCGTAGGCGGGAATCTGTCCGCTGGGGTGCAGGTAGCTCGCCCCGAGCATCAGATCGAGCTGTTGCTTGCCGAACTCCTCGTCCACCAGGGTCAGCGCGAGGACGTGGAAGGCCAGGTCCCAGGCCGCATACCACGGATATTCCCACTTGTCCGGCATCGAGAGGACGTTGGCGTTGTACATGTGGTGCCAGTGGTCGTTGCGCGGGGCGGCGCGCCGTCTCGGCTTGAATGGATCGGCGCCGTGCTCCCTGAGCCACTTGTCGACGTCATAGTAGTAGAACTGCTTGGACCACAGCATGCCGGCCAGCGCCTGGCGCATCACATTGGCCGCGTCGGGATCCAGCGATGCGGGGATGACCGACGCATAGAACTCGTCCGCCTCATGTCGGCGCGCCTCCAGCACGGAATCGAAGCCGGCCCCGAAGGGACCCTCGCGCGCGTCCTCTGCCGGCGCGACGTCGCTCAGCCGGAGACGAAGGGTCCGGGATTCGCCCGCCCCCACGGTGAGCGTATAGTCGACCGACACCTTCGTCCCCTCGTTCGCGGGATTCACCGCATCCCGGCGGCCGTGAACGAGGTATCTCCCGATCCCGTCTTTCACGTAGGGCGTGCGGTTGGAGCGATGGAAGAGACGCTCGGCGTTGGTCTCATTCTCGGTGAAGAGCAGCGTTCCGCCGGCCTCGCAGGAAAAGAACCGCTCTCCGATATCCGGATGCGAGGCACGGAT
The window above is part of the Deltaproteobacteria bacterium genome. Proteins encoded here:
- a CDS encoding glucosidase — encoded protein: MTAEHRRLEEARTQDVPWKKWGPYLSERQWGTVREDYSEGGDAWNYFSHDQARSRAYRWGEDGLAGISDDRQLLCFALALWNGKDTILKERLFGLTNSEGNHGEDVKEYYFYLDSTPTHSYMKYLYKYPQSAYPYSDLVETNRRRSRHDLEYELLDTGVFDRDRYFDVFVEYAKASPEDILIQITVCNRGPDPAALHVLPTVWFRRVWSSHDNAPRPVLRQADPPNAGGVIRASHPDIGERFFSCEAGGTLLFTENETNAERLFHRSNRTPYVKDGIGRYLVHGRRDAVNPANEGTKVSVDYTLTVGAGESRTLRLRLSDVAPAEDAREGPFGAGFDSVLEARRHEADEFYASVIPASLDPDAANVMRQALAGMLWSKQFYYYDVDKWLREHGADPFKPRRRAAPRNDHWHHMYNANVLSMPDKWEYPWYAAWDLAFHVLALTLVDEEFGKQQLDLMLGASYLHPSGQIPAYEWNFGDVNPPVHAWATIFTYRLEKMRRGHGDLEWLERSFHKLLLNFTWWVNRKDRAGQNAFEGGFLGLDNIGVFDRSAPLPTGGYLEQADGTAWMALFCMNMAEIAVELALQRPGYGEMCLKFVEHFLWIASAMVHAGEDTGMWDEDDGFFYDVLRLPDGRSERLKVRSMVGLLPLCAVTAFDGELREKYPEVYHRFRRFLEARPELTAFIHDPGKPGCAGRRLASVLNETRLRRVLATMLDEKEFLSRYGIRSLSRYHAEHPYVFRAGGREYRVSYLPAESDTGMFGGNSNWRGPIWMPVNGLIVRALLQYYSYYGDDFTVECPTGSGRNMTLYQVAEEIARRLASLFLRDDHGRRPVYGDTRKFQEDPHWRDHLLFYEHFHGDNGAGLGASHQTGWTGIIARMLHLFATTTAEQVRELGKLAAIVEAEPPPKEVARVEATPRTAR